The following nucleotide sequence is from Halorussus caseinilyticus.
GAGCGCGGCCCACCCGGACTCGGCGTCGATACCGCCCGACCCGCCGCCTCCGGTGGACCCGTCGCCCGTCCGGATGCCGTCGGGGACGGTCCCCACGTCGCCGTCGCTCACGTCGAGTCCGAGTCGGGGTTCGCCCGGCGCTTCCTCGACGACGAAGAACCAGCCGAGTTCGTCGTCGCTCCCCGGCGTGCCTCTGGCCTCGTCCACGCCGAGGTCGAACCCGAAGAACGTCACGTCCGAGTCGAGGTGCCCCCGGAACATCGGGAACGCCACGTCGTCGGCCGTCGGGTCGGGGGCCTCGTCGTTCGTCCCGGTCGGGAGGTCGGGCACGCGCCCGGTCTGGGTCTGGTCGTCGCCGTCGTCGCCCTCCTCCCCGGGCGCGGCTTTCACGGCGTAAATCGTCGTGTTCGGGTATCTCCGGAGGAGTTCCCCGCGAATCAGCAGGACGACGTTGCCCTCGCCGCCACCCACTCCGTCACTGGACTCGTCGCCGTCCTCGTCGCGCGCAAGCGGTGCGTCGAGTCGCTTCGGGTCGCTCCCGACGCCCCACGTGTGGATGGCCTCGATGTCGGCGGGGTCGTCCGGGACCGGGACCGCGCCCTCCGCGCCCCAGAACCGGTCGAAGTAGGTCCCGCGCATGTCGGTGGGGTACTCGCGCCACCGGAACTCGCGGGCCATCTCGTGGTTCAACCCGACCATGTACGACCGGACGAACTCGGGGTTGGTTTCGAGGACGCCGATGGAGTCTCGGGGCACGTCGCCGACCCCCGGCAGGAGGTAGTCCTGCGAGAGGTCGGCCAGCGGTTCGTACATCGGCTCGTCGAACGTCGGTGCCGCCAGAATCTCGTCGAGGGGGTCCTCGCGGCCGCCGGTCGCGCCGCCGAGCCGTCGGCTGATTCGGCGGGGAACCGCCCGCTCGGGGTCGGTCGCGTCGAGGAGTGCGGCCTTCGCGCGCCCGAGGTCTATCGGTTCGCCCGCAGACGGTTCGTCGTCGTACGGCGGACAGACGGTCTCGGCCACGCGGGACCGGACCGCGTTCCGCCCGGAGTGGCCCATCGTCGCCGCGAGCAGGTCGAAGACGGCGTTCACGTCCCGCCAACTCGTCACGGCCGACTCCACGGGCGCACCCGACTCGCGGAGTTCGGCGAGTCGGTCGCCGGTCACGGCGACGAGTCGGCGAATCTCCGCCATCACGTCGGTCGCTCGGGCGTGGGACGACTGGCCGACCAGCGTCTTCAAGTCCGCTACGAGTCCGCCCGGACTGCTCGCGGACTCCCCACAGACCGCCCGGCACGCGACTCGCACGTCTTCGACTCCGGTTCCGTCCGCGGGCAGGTCGTCGGGGACGCCGACGACGACGGCGCAGACCGCGCGGAGTTGCCGGAACGCTCGGGCCGCGAGCGCGACTTCGAAGGTTCTGCACGCCGCCCGGTAGTCGCCGAAGTTGCCCCTGACGACCGCGGCGTCGTCGGGCGACAGGTCGTCGGCCAGTCGCTCCACGCCGTCGGCGGCGTCCGAGACGGTCTCGAAGGCCCGAGCGACCGCACCCAAGAAGGCGACGACGCGAGTCGCGTCGTCGCCGTCCTCGACAGTCTCGTCCACGCCAGCGAGCAGGTTGTTCGACCCGTCGAACTCGCCGCCCTCCTCGCGGCCGACGACTGCGAGTTCGGCCGCGAGGTCGGCGAGAATCGCTCGGAGGCGGGGGTCCTCGACCCCTTCGCGGGTCTTCTGGACTACCCCTCTGGCGTCTTCGAGCGCCGACCAGCACTCCTCGCGGAGTTCGTCGCCGTCGGTCTTCGCCTCGTCGTGGAGGACCGGGCCGGGCGACGACGGGCCGGACTGCCCTCCGACGACTTCGCAGAGTTCGGCGAACCCGCCGTACTCGTAGCCGTCGCGCTTCTCGGGCGTCAGCAGTCTCGCGCCGTCCGGGAACCCCTCGCGCTCGATGCGGACCGGAGAGGTGCCCTCGCTCGCCGGGTCGAAGGCGTCCACTATCTCCGACTGGTCGGGCGCGGCGTCGCCGATTCGCCCGGCTATCGGGCCGTCGGGCCGGAGCAGTCGCCGGAGTTCCCGCGAGACGGTGGCCGCGGGGAGTTTGCTGTCCTCGATGGCCCGCCGGAACGTCGTCGCCTTCTCGTTCCAGCGCGCTCGGTCGTGCATCCCGGCCGTCGCCGACACCGCCTCGGCCGGGGACAGGTCGGTCAACTCGTCGTGCGCGCGGTTGCTGGCTTCGCGGGCGAGTCGCGCCCGCCGGAGCAGTCGGTTGGCGGCCCGAATCTCGCCCACTTGGTCCCACGCCGACCCGAGCAACTGCTCTTGCTGGTCGCGGACCACCTCGGCACCGAACCCGGCCGCGATGCGGTGGCGCGGGTCCACGTTGAGTTCGCGAACCCACGACGACCCCGAGTCGGGAATCTCGCTCACGTCGGCGTGGTACTTGCCGTAGGTCGGCGGGCCGAACGTCGGCGTGCCGTCGCCGTCGGGGTCGTCGGCGTTGGCGAGCGCGGTCAGTTCCGCGCGCATCTCGTCGGGGTAGCGCAGTCGGTCGAGTTCCGCCGACTTGAGCGCGCCTTCGAGTCGAACGTCGGTCGGCGTCCGGCGAGTCGAGAGGGCTTCGACGCCGGGGTCGCTGGCGTCCACGTCGCGGTAGCCGAGTCCGGCGAGGACCTCGGGTTCGAGTTCCCGGACCAGCGACTCGAAGTCCCCCTCCCGGCCCGTGCTGAACTCCCAACTGTGGTACACCGGGAGTTCGATGCGGTCGCCGAGACCGTCGAGGCTCCACGCCATCGCCACGTCGTCCGAGCGACGGGTTCCGTCGCTCTCGCCGCCGGAGTCGCTTCCGCCCGAGTCATCTCCACTCCCGGAGTCGCTACCTCCCCCGGAGTCGCCGCCCGACTCCGGGTACGGTTCCTCGCCGAGACCCGCGAGTTTGCCGGGTTCGAACGTCGGTACGACGCAGGCGTGGTAGGACTTCCCCGGTTCGAGTCGCCGCGGCGCGACCAGTCTGGCGACGGTCTTGGTGGAGTTGGCTTCGAGTTCGTCGCGCACCGGGTCGCCCCCGGAACTCCCCGCGCCGACGACTTGGGCGTGCGCCCACGCCCACGAGTTCGTCGGGTCGGGGAGTTCCCGCGCGGGGTCGGCCGGACCGCCGATGGTCAGCGTCGGGAGCGGTTTCTCGCCGGACGCCGACAGCTCGACGCCCTCCTGCTGTTCGACCACGACGAGGCAGAACCACGGCCGGAGTTTCCCCTCGCCGTCGGCCGACACCGGACTGAAAAGCCACGGCAGGTCGGGCCGGTCGAACTCCACCATCGGGAAGTAGTTCGGCGCGAAGTCGCCGGTGTCGGGTTCGGGTTCCATCCGGACGACCTGTCGGCCGTCGATGCCGACCACGTCTCCGGGACCGTACATGTCAACGTCGAGCGAGACGGTCTCCTCGCGCGAGTCGCCCTTGCCCTCGCCGCGGAGGGTGAGCGACACCGACAGCGCGCCGGGGTCCGGAATCGGGTCCGCCAGCGTCTCGGCGTCGGGCGGTTGGTACCCCTCCCGAACCCACGGCAGGAACTCGTAGCGGGCGGCGTCGTCGCTCACGCCGACCCTCCCCGACCCGCCGCGTCGAGTTCGTGGACGCCGACCACCCGGAGCGACCCGGCCTTCCGGGGGTTGGACTCGACGTAGGCCCGCATCGCTTGCTCGGCCTCGACGTAGGTGGTCCCGCCGTCCGGGACGCCCTCTACCTGCTCGTTTCGGGTCATGTCGTCGTCGGCGACGACGTACTTCGCGTCCTCGACAGTGACCTGCTGGGCGTTCTCGTCGGCGAACTTGGCTCGCCCGGTGGTTCTGGCGTCGCTCTTTGCGACCGCGCTCGCGTCGGCTAGTTGCGCTGCTGTGTCGATTGTCATTGTTCCGAGTCCCTGCTCGACGCGGTAGGCGTCCCGCGAGCGGTCCACGTAGCTACACTCGAAAGTGAGCGTCTGTGTGGCGGACACCGAGTCGTCGGTCGCACCGCCGTAGTCGAGTCGGTCGTTGGTCACGTCCCGGCCCGCCTCGTACTTCTCGAAGGAGGGTCGCGAGAGCTTCTCGTCTCCGCTCATCTCGAAGTACTGGGCGGGCGCGAACTTCTCGCGCAGTGGGTCGGGACCGCTCCGGCCCCCGGCCGGTTCGCCGTCCACGCTGACCGCGGTCACGTCGAACCGGGTGAAGTCGGCGGGTTCGTTCTCGCCGAACTTCTCGATGGCGACGCCGAGCGGAACGACCTGCTGGCGCACCTGCACGTGACCCAGCGGGTGGGCCAACAGTCGCTTCTCGTCGTCGGGAATCTCGCGCAGGCCGACCAGCGACTCGCCGCCCTCGGGTATCTGGGTGGCCCAGTTTCGGTTGTCGGCCAGCGCGGACTTCACCTTCGGCATGAGGTTGGCTGGCGGGAGTTGCGACCCGCTACCGTCGTCGCCGACCGTGATGTCCACCGACACCGACGGCGACAGCAGGCCGAGGTCGAGCGTGACCTTCCCCCAGATGCGCCACGGCGACGGTCCCGAGAGCGTCCCGTCGAGCGAGACGCCGAGGTCCCCGATGGGCGTCGAGAAGATGAGATGGGCCGCGATGTCGAGGTAGAACTTGAACGGGTCGAACTGGACCAGTGCGTCGAACCCGAGGTGACCGTCCACGCCGAACCCGCCCGCAGAGGCGTGGAGGTCGATGGCCGCGCCCGCTTGGACCGTGTTCGAGGTGATGGCGAAGTACGCCGAGGCGCGCAGGGTGGGGTTGTCGCCCTCCACGAGGTCGATGGCGAGACGTTTCACGTCGGGGAACGCGTCCGGCGGGTCGAACCGCGGGTTGAACCCGCCGACCGACAGCAGGAACGCCGAGTCGTCGCCCCACCGCGACCGCATCGCCATCCCGCCGGTCATCGGGAAGGTGACGACCCGCGAGTCGTAGAGCGAGGCGTCTAACCCCGCCTTCTTCTCGGTGAAGTTTATCGACCCCAGCACGTTCATCTGGATGAACACCAGCGCGGCCTCCTCGTCGGGCAACACCGCGCGCAGTCGTCCGAGGAGAATCACCCGGAGCGGGTCGGGCAGTTCCAGAATCACGCCGAGCGAGGCGGTGACGATGGTCGGCGACCCCCATCCGGCCTTCAGCATCGGGCCGAAGACGTGCTGGCCGCGGGTCGGCGGGAAGATTTCCCGCAGGTCGCTCACGATTCGCTGAGCGTTCGCCACCGGGTCCTTCGGGAAGAGGACCGAGTTCATCCCGCCGTTCCGGACGCCCTTGCGAAGCACGTCGATTTGGGTCGAGCGGTTGACGCCGAGCAAGCCCCCGACGCCGTTGAGCGTGAACCCGAACCCGAGTTGGACCGGCGGGAACTCCCCGGAGACGATGAGCAACATAGAGAAGCCGTCGGACCCGTCGGGGAGTTCGGTCGTGACCAACCCGATTGCGTTCAGCGTGAGTTTGCCGACCTGTAACTGGACGGCCCCCGCGTACCGCTCGTTCTCCGAGTCGAAGTAGAGGTAGCCGCCACCGGTCACGCCGCCAGCGTCGATGGAGACGCCGATGCCGTCCGGCGGTTTGAACCCGAGACCGAGGTCCACCGGACCGAGGTTGCCCGCCGACCCGCCGGGGAAGCCAACGTCGGTCTCGATGCCCAACTTCTCGACGTTGCCCGAGATTGGGCCGAGTTCGACGCCCGCGGACGCCGACGCCGACGCGGAGAGTCCGGTCTCGCCGGGACCGAGCGAGAGGTGGATGGCGTTCAGCACCGCGGGTCCGAGGTCTGCGTGTTGGGCGAGCGACACCTCTAGACTCCCGCCGCGCTCGAAGTAGAGACCGCTCTTCGAGGACCAACCGACTTCGGTGTCGAAGTCGTAGCTGATGCCGTCCTCGGGCAGGACTTTTCGGAGGAAGCCGTCGCCCTCCTCGGGGTCGATTGCGAGTCTCCCCCGCGCGGGAAGCCCGATTTCGTAACTGAACGACGGGTCGCCGCCCGACCCGAGTTCCGCGTCTATCCGCGCCCGGACCGCTATCGACCCGACAGACACGCGGGTCCCGCCGGGCGCTTCGAGCAAGGTCGTGTCGTCTCCCTCGGCGTTCGACGGCGAGTACTCGATGCCCGCCTCGCCGTGGAGCGACCCCAACGGGTCGCCGTCGTCTATCGCCTCGAACGACACGTCGTCGGGTCTGAGGACCACTCCCTGATTGTCCACCTTCCCGGACACGTTCGTCTCGAACGACCACCCGTCGCCAAGGTCGATGGACTCGGAGAGACCCGCCGTGCCGTAGGGGACGACGCCGAGTCCGGGAACGCCGCCTTTCGGGACGGGGAGGACTCGGACGCCCGCCTCGCTCGTCCCCGAATCGAGTATCAACACCGGGACGCGGAGTTGCGGGAGGTCGGCGTCGTCGCCGCCGAGGGCGGTTCGTGCCGTCTCGTCCGGGATTTCGAGACCCGCGGGGACGCCCAACCCTTGCAGGAGTCCACGGAACAGTTCGAGCGCCCGCGCCTCGGTGAACTCGCCGTCGCCCCAGTTCGCCAGCAGGACGGGGATACTGCCGGGGTCGGCGAACACGTCGCCGACGGCCGAGAAGTCGAGTTCTCGCTCGTCGCCCTCGCCGGTGTACTTCACGACGCCGAGCATCGCCAGCACGTTGTGGACGACGGGGTGGTAATCGTCGAGGTACGTCAACAGGAGGTAGTCAAGCAGTCGCTCGCCCGCGTCGGCGGCGTCCGCGGCGTCGGTGTCCTGTGCCACCTCGCCGAACGCCTCGACGGACTCGACCACCGCGACCAACCCGTCCATCAGGTCGGGCACGTCGCCGATGTCCGGCGGGCCGTTCTCCACGACCCGTTCGTACAGTTTCGTGGCCGACGAGACGATTTCCTCGACCTCTTTCTCGACCGTCTCGAAGTCGTCGCCGAACAGTTCCCGACCGACACCGGCCTCCCGCATGAGGAAGGCCACACCGTCGAAGCCCGCCTGCTGGTCTTCGCCCGCTCTCACGAGGGGTTCGACCGTCCGGGTCAGTTCCGTGAGCAGGACTGCCGCGGTGTCCTGCCGATTTTGCTCGTCGCTCATGGGAAATCTATAACCTTCCTTTCACGAACCATCGTCGGTAGTCGGTTGTACGCCCGCGAGTACTGGTCGGCGGTACTCGCACGAATCATCGGACCTATCGAGTCCGACTCGGTGTCTTTCAGCGAACTCGGGACGATTCCAATCTCCAGATAGTGTTTCCTGTCTTTTTCGAGCAACGAGCGCTCGATGCCCAGCAGGTCCTTGATACTGAACGGGTTCTCGCTGGGGTCCTCGAAGATTTCGATGGCCCACTTCGACGGCTTCGTCGGTGTCGCGTACGCCCCCGGACTCAGTTTCGTACTGAGCGGCGGCGGGTCCGCCGTATTGCTCACGTGGGCGGTGTTCGCGAGGTGAACGATATGCTGGAACGGCCTGACTTCGTACTCGTTGCCCAAATCGACTATCGGCTGAACGAACACGTCCGTCGCGGAGGCGACGACCACCTCGTCTAGTGTAATCTTGAGCATCGACGCGATTCCCTCTCCATCTAGCACGTTGATACTGACCACCTTCTCGTCGGACTGAAAGCCGTAGTACGTCCCAGTCATCCGGGCGTCGGCGGTTTGGTCGTCATCGTCAGCGCTGTCGTACCCGTAGTAGAACTTGGACGGCTCCGGCGAGTCGATGTCGCCGTGGTTCCGACCGAATGCGGACCGCCGGACCCACTGAAGGAGCGCCGAGTCCGCGGTCAGTGCCGCGACCGACTCCCCGCTGATGAACATGATGGCACTGGTGATACCGGCAATCGTCCATCCGACGGGGTTCGAGGTCCCGGCTAGCAACACGGTCCCGCTGACGATACCGCCGATTGCCCCTAACCCCGCGATGCCGTGTCCGACTGCCACCGAAAGGTCGTTACGCTCGTAGGCCTCGACCGACTTGTAGAGGGTCATCCCCGCGTCGTAACAGTCCGCCAAGAGACCGACGACGCCCAGTATCTTGTCCGCTATCTCGTTTACGGCGACGCTGAAGACGACCTTTGCGACCGACACCGAATCGACCATCATCTTCCCGAGGGTGACGATGTTCTTCCCGAAGTCCTTCAATTCGTAGTTACCCGACTGATACTCGGAGACGGTCCCGTAGAAGTGGACTGCGCCACCCATGAGAGTGAACAACCCTTTCAGCGCGACTGCACGGCGTTGGATGATGTTTCCCGAGTCCGCCCACTCGGTCTCCTCGCTAATCGTGTGGATGACTTTCGCGTTCTTCCCCACGTACGCAGGGACCAGTCCGCCCACCTCCGACCACGGAACGTCGCCCGACGCGAGGTCTCCGAGGACCGCGTTCGGCGACGTGGACGGAAGGTGCTTTTTCACCGCCTCCTCGTCGAATACGTTCTCACTCTCGAAGAGGGGATAGAAGATGGTTCCGAGGGCTTCGAGCGCCTGATTCCGGGTAGTCTCGCGTTCGTAATCTCGGGTCAGTCTGTGGATTACACCGGGAATCAACTGCTGGGCGAGTCGGATGAGGTCGTCGACTACGGGGTCGAACTCCTTTTTCAGCTTTCCGGGGGCGTCCGACTGGACGTAACTTTCGTCCAGCGGTTTGACGAGACCGAAGTTTTCGCCCGAGAGTTTGTTCGCCGGGTCGTCGAAGAAGTCGAGGAACCGGAACGGCAACGAGAACACGAGTTCGGCCAAGAGTTCCTTTCCGACTCGCGTGTAGTGGAGACCGTTCGTCAACTGGACCGCAACTCGGAGTTGGCTTCTGTAGCTGAGGTCCCTGAACGCGGTAAAGAACGGTTGGTCGAGCAGGTTCTTCGCGTCGGCAGGCGTCTCAACGTCCGTGCCGCCGTACAGGACGAACTTCCGGAGGTCGTTGGCCTTCTCCTCCACCCTTCGGCGGCGACGGTCCACGTCGCGCCCGTGTTGTACGAACGGCGATTGCGAGTTGCCCTGCCCGCTGGCCAGTATCTTCTCGATGTCGTCGCTCCCCTGAATCTTCAGGGCCGACCGGAGGTCCGAATTGGTCGGGAGTCCATCCTTGTTCTTCCACTCGTCGGTGCGACTCTGAACGAGCAGGTTCTCGATGATTTTCCACAGTAGGTTTCGATTCCCCTCGACGGCCTGTTTTCGGTTCCATTCGACTACGCTCCTCGCGTATCTCGTGTAGAAACCGTTAGTCGCTTCGAGACCGGACTTCCGGGCGACGGACTTCCCGTCGGCTTTCTCCTTCGCCTGCTGGGTCTCCTTTTCGCCGGTCATCCGGAATCGTCTCCGGCGGATTTGCTCCCGGCTAGCGAACCACGACGCCGGTACGGGATTCTCAACCGCGCCACGCGTAAAATTCCTATACCCGGTACCATGATACCAGACAAACCTACCAGTTTAAATATTTTACTGACGTTACGAGAATGCTCGGTTCCCGTCTTCGACGGCGGTCCGACCGAGACAGCGCCCGGTGGTGTCGCGGGAGCGTCGCACTCACTCGACGCCCTCGACCACCAGCGTCAGCGCCATCTCCGACTCCTCGCTCACCACCCGAACGTCGAACGCGACGGCGAGGACGTGGGTCCGGCCCGCCCGATTCTGGACGACCACGCCGCGCCGCGCCTCGCAGGGACCGAACTGCCGGTTCGGTCCGCCGGGACAACTCGAATCGCGCCACGCCTCGGCCGCCGACCGGTTGTACGAGAC
It contains:
- a CDS encoding DUF6603 domain-containing protein, with amino-acid sequence MSDEQNRQDTAAVLLTELTRTVEPLVRAGEDQQAGFDGVAFLMREAGVGRELFGDDFETVEKEVEEIVSSATKLYERVVENGPPDIGDVPDLMDGLVAVVESVEAFGEVAQDTDAADAADAGERLLDYLLLTYLDDYHPVVHNVLAMLGVVKYTGEGDERELDFSAVGDVFADPGSIPVLLANWGDGEFTEARALELFRGLLQGLGVPAGLEIPDETARTALGGDDADLPQLRVPVLILDSGTSEAGVRVLPVPKGGVPGLGVVPYGTAGLSESIDLGDGWSFETNVSGKVDNQGVVLRPDDVSFEAIDDGDPLGSLHGEAGIEYSPSNAEGDDTTLLEAPGGTRVSVGSIAVRARIDAELGSGGDPSFSYEIGLPARGRLAIDPEEGDGFLRKVLPEDGISYDFDTEVGWSSKSGLYFERGGSLEVSLAQHADLGPAVLNAIHLSLGPGETGLSASASASAGVELGPISGNVEKLGIETDVGFPGGSAGNLGPVDLGLGFKPPDGIGVSIDAGGVTGGGYLYFDSENERYAGAVQLQVGKLTLNAIGLVTTELPDGSDGFSMLLIVSGEFPPVQLGFGFTLNGVGGLLGVNRSTQIDVLRKGVRNGGMNSVLFPKDPVANAQRIVSDLREIFPPTRGQHVFGPMLKAGWGSPTIVTASLGVILELPDPLRVILLGRLRAVLPDEEAALVFIQMNVLGSINFTEKKAGLDASLYDSRVVTFPMTGGMAMRSRWGDDSAFLLSVGGFNPRFDPPDAFPDVKRLAIDLVEGDNPTLRASAYFAITSNTVQAGAAIDLHASAGGFGVDGHLGFDALVQFDPFKFYLDIAAHLIFSTPIGDLGVSLDGTLSGPSPWRIWGKVTLDLGLLSPSVSVDITVGDDGSGSQLPPANLMPKVKSALADNRNWATQIPEGGESLVGLREIPDDEKRLLAHPLGHVQVRQQVVPLGVAIEKFGENEPADFTRFDVTAVSVDGEPAGGRSGPDPLREKFAPAQYFEMSGDEKLSRPSFEKYEAGRDVTNDRLDYGGATDDSVSATQTLTFECSYVDRSRDAYRVEQGLGTMTIDTAAQLADASAVAKSDARTTGRAKFADENAQQVTVEDAKYVVADDDMTRNEQVEGVPDGGTTYVEAEQAMRAYVESNPRKAGSLRVVGVHELDAAGRGGSA